GCTTCCACCGTCACTTCCGGCACTCCACCGGAGCGCCCCAGCACCGTCACCTGCCAGGGATTGCAGCACACCTCGCAATCCTGCACCCAGGACCCCCGGCTCTCCGCTTCGATCAGGATCTCGAGCGCTTCAAAACAATGGGGGCAGGTCACCGTGACCAGCGTGCCCATGGCATCTACCATTTCCA
Above is a window of Acidobacteriota bacterium DNA encoding:
- a CDS encoding CPXCG motif-containing cysteine-rich protein, encoding MVDAMGTLVTVTCPHCFEALEILIEAESRGSWVQDCEVCCNPWQVTVLGRSGGVPEVTVEAL